The Acetobacter sp. DNA window CCACCCCTTCTCCTGATCGACGCGCTGAACACTTCCGCCACCCGGTTCGAAAGAGGCATCTGCCCGGAAGACACCGCACATCCGTCGCCGGATGATGAACAGCCGGAATACCGGGCAATGGTGGATATTCTTGGAATACTGACCGTTCCACCGCCCGAGGCAGGCCGTGGACAGGCTGGCGAGAAAGCCCCGAAGAGCGGATTTTTCGCAGCCGACGCTTTCACCAATCCGGATCACACCCGCTTCGCCGTCAAGGGCACGGCGGCTGTCATGCTGAGCTATTTCATTTTCAGCATTCTGGACTGGCCGGGCATCCATACCTGCATCATCACCTGTTTCATCGTCGCCCAGCCGACAATGGGCGAGATGGTCTCCAAGCTCACGCTCCGCATCGTCGGCGCGCTGATAGGCGGGGCTGTCGGGATTGCCTCCATCGTCTTCATGCTTCCGCACCTGAATGACATCACATCGTTCCTGTGTCTGGTTTTCGTGGTCTCCCTGCTGGCGGCATGGATCAAGACGGGTGATGAACGCATCGCCTATGCCGGATTCCAGATCGGCCTCGCCTTTTATCTCACCAATCTGAAGGGTTATGGGCCGACCACCGACATGGTCACGGCGCGTGACCGTATTCTTGGCATCATGCTGGGTAATTTCGTGACCTACGCGATGTTCACAAGTTTCTGGGCCAGCAGCGCCTTTAACGGGATCGACGCCCGCATGAAGACCATTGTGCAAAGGCTGCGGCAGCAACGGGACGCGATAACCGCTTCAGACAGTCTCGCCTGCGCTGCCAGTGTGCAGGAGGCGGTGTCACTTGCCGAGCGTCAGGGTGAATATGCCTTTGCGGAACCCGACCACATGCGGGCCGACATGCATCATCTCGAACGGCTGGATACCCTGTTCCACGAAGCTGAAGCCATCAGTGCGGGCCTGCTCGACCCCGCCACCCGATCCTGTGCGGAAACCCGTCTGGCCCATCTGGAAAGCGTTGTTTCATGAACAGTCGCATCGTGCTCACCCTGTCCTGCGCCGTTTTGCTGACCGGATGCGCGACCTCCGAACTGGCGACCGCGCCTCAGAGCCCGGACAGACCGTGGGTGCCGACAACGTCCGCATCGGGAGCCATCATCTCTCCCGATCAGGGCGATACGCGCCTCCGTCACGGTCTGGTTCTTCCGGAAGGCTTTACGCTTCCATCCAACAGGGAGGCTCTGCAACAGGCGCAGTCGCCCGAGTTGCTTGCACGGCAGGATCACCCCTATTCGCTGGCGGAGCTGATTGACGTCGCGCAGTCCCGAAATCCTGAAACACGGCGTGCGTGGAACAGCGCACGCGATGCGGCGCTGGCCGTCGGAATCACCAAAAGCATCTATCTCCCGCAACTGACGGCAACAGTCGTCGGCGGTTACAGCCACAGCCGCTCTTCCGATTCGAACGCTTCTATCAGTGGCGCGGGACCGATCAGTGGCCTCATCAATGACGGACTGAATAATCTCGACCGTTACACCCGCAACAACGGCGGCGGCAGTTCCGGATCTGGCGAAGTGCAGACGCTCGGCATGCAGTGGCTGCTGTTCGACTTCGGAAAGCGGGAAGCCTCAATCGAAGCCGCCAGACAGGTGCAGATCGCTTCGAACATCCTGTTCACTGCGGCACACCAGAAGATCATCTATGGCGTGGCGACCGCTTTCTACACCCACGCAGCTGCGGAGACTCGTCTGCGGCTCCTGAAGGAAGCACTCGTCAACGCCCGTCATGTGCAGGCGGCAGCGGAAGCCCGCCTGAAACAGGGACAGGGCACGATCGTCGATGTCACACAGGCGCAGCAGGTCACCTCGCAGAACGAATTGCGGGTCGTGCAGGCTGAA harbors:
- a CDS encoding FUSC family protein gives rise to the protein MARPATKPGFSLRKPGFTRLWRMVCNPSPGRQGYALRMAAGCTATVLVGEIWQVPDLAVPALVTMALWQKDRVTNALAGVAVNILIILLLAFVYLWIRLTLDNPMALTAAIAGLSFCFFFLGSASKLKPVAYMLGLSVVYGLIAIDQVPVGEVITRAILYVDLFLAVPGVVMLVVGLLICPSPRTIAMQGIAARLRMSATLLSGTDEATRERATDLLREGTAGLIKSLKMARLEKIWSPDELARLEQAASAGAGLLSLALTQTLTLADDHPARAVSHEPPLLLIDALNTSATRFERGICPEDTAHPSPDDEQPEYRAMVDILGILTVPPPEAGRGQAGEKAPKSGFFAADAFTNPDHTRFAVKGTAAVMLSYFIFSILDWPGIHTCIITCFIVAQPTMGEMVSKLTLRIVGALIGGAVGIASIVFMLPHLNDITSFLCLVFVVSLLAAWIKTGDERIAYAGFQIGLAFYLTNLKGYGPTTDMVTARDRILGIMLGNFVTYAMFTSFWASSAFNGIDARMKTIVQRLRQQRDAITASDSLACAASVQEAVSLAERQGEYAFAEPDHMRADMHHLERLDTLFHEAEAISAGLLDPATRSCAETRLAHLESVVS
- a CDS encoding TolC family protein, with the protein product MNSRIVLTLSCAVLLTGCATSELATAPQSPDRPWVPTTSASGAIISPDQGDTRLRHGLVLPEGFTLPSNREALQQAQSPELLARQDHPYSLAELIDVAQSRNPETRRAWNSARDAALAVGITKSIYLPQLTATVVGGYSHSRSSDSNASISGAGPISGLINDGLNNLDRYTRNNGGGSSGSGEVQTLGMQWLLFDFGKREASIEAARQVQIASNILFTAAHQKIIYGVATAFYTHAAAETRLRLLKEALVNARHVQAAAEARLKQGQGTIVDVTQAQQVTSQNELRVVQAEGEAENTRLALMTAMGVSSQSQVETMDVSGRTLSLDDGRLTDEMVRTAVSRRPDVLAAYAAARAADSRVSAAKSEFLPKVFLSGNVAYTTGRLALSSVPGVGNDSNPTLNLSSNRFSSLILGGISVPVFDGGMRAAFLKQARNQSDSANATLQQTVNEAARQIVVAENAVHTSLSAYTASTRLKTAAQTSFNAAFTAYRSGVGSITQATIAQNGLLDATISQSDAYFASLIAATSLAFSTGSLGGAPEAGSPD